GTCGAAGACGAGCAGGCCGAGGACGGCCGCGATGGTCGCGGCCCAGAGCCAGAAGGGGACATCCATGAGGGGTTCTCCAGTACTCGGACCGCGTCGGGTCCGGTGGGGTACTGAAGGTCTCCTCCACCCCGCGAGCTGCTGCTCGCGGAACCGGCCGCACGGGTCGGAGTGGTCCGACCGTACTGACGACACGACCGCCGGATGGGAGTACTCCCCTTCGAGGAGCGAGTCTATACGGCCGCATGGAGCGCCTCCGACCACGCGGGCGGATCCCCAGCGGGCGGATCAGCGCGGGCTGCTACTCGAGGAAGAGGAGCGCGATGCCCGCGACGGCCGAGGCCGCGCCGATGCCGATGAGCACGAGCCCGGTCACGCGGAGCGCTCGCCCGTCGAGCTCGGGGGCGTGGGTGCGGACCCGCCACGGGGCGCGGGGCGAGAACCAGACGCGCACGTCGGATCCGGCGGCGAGGTCGCGGGTCTCGGGGGAGTCCGCCGCCGCCTCGTGCACCTCGCCGTCGCCGTCGAACCAGCGGAGCACGCGGGCGCTCGACCCGTCGGCGTCGGCCGGGCCGTCGGCGACGAGGCCCTCGGTCGCGGTCCAGCGGCGCCCGAGCACGCGCACCGACACGCCGGTGACGTAGAGCGCGATGCCCGGGACGAGCGCGATCCAGGTGAGGAACTCGATGATGAGCGACGCCGCGGCGAGACCGTCCATGCCCGTGCGACCCCGCGTCCCTCCGGGCGCACCCCCTGCGGGCGCGCCATCCCGATGCTATCGGCGGCCGACGCCGTGCGAGCCCTAGAGGTCGAGGCTGTCGCCGGGCTCGAGCGCGTGGAACTCGCCGCCGCCCTGCTCGGTCGCCCACTGCAGGCGCCCGTTCGACATGGTCTTGCCCGCCGTGGACAGCACCATCTCGTGCGTGGGGAACGCGCGGCGGGGTGCCACGGCCAGGACGTAGTCGATGGACTCGCTGATCTTCATCCAGGGGGCGCCGGCGGGGGCGGCCAGGACGTCGACGTCGACGCCCTCGGGGACGACGAAGGAGTCGCCCGCGTAGTAGAGCGCGTCGTTCACGAGCACGCCGAGGTTGTCGACGACGGGGATCGACTCGTGGATGACCGCGTGGGCGCCGCCGAAGAAGCGCAGGGTGAAGGGCCCGACCTCGACGGTCTCGCCCGCGTGCACGACCGTCACGTCGAAGTCGGCGGCCGCGGCGGCGACGCCCTCGGGCGCGTAGATGGGCACGCCCTCGTTCTTGTCGAGGATGCGCTTCAGCTGCTCGGGGGTCCAGTGGTCGGGGTGCTCGTGCGTGATGACGATCGCGTCGGCGTTCATCGCCTCGGTGATGGGGGTGGTGAAGGAGCCCGGGTCGATGAAGAGCTTGCGCCCCGACATCTCCAGGACGAGGGCGGCGTGCTCGAGCTTCGTCAATCGCATGAGAGGAGCCAACACCGTCCGGGCGGCGGGGGCAAACCGGCGCGCGGGGGCGCGGCGCGGCGGTGATCGGGGGCGCGAGGCGGGGGTCGGCGGGTGCGGGCGGACGGGGTGCGGCGGGCTCGGATCCGCCCGGTCGGGGCTCGATTTGGTCCGGCTGCGGACGCTGTGGCATACTCGACGAGTTGCAAAAACGGCCCCATCGTTTAGCGGCCTAGGACACCGCCCTCTCACGGCGGTAACACCGGTTCGAATCCGGTTGGGGTCACCACCGCATCACCCGCCCGGCTCCTCCTCACGGAGGTGCCGGGCTTCTTCTTTCCCCGGCCGGGCATCTGTGGGTGGCGCTGCGCGGCCCTAGCTCCCGGCCCGGCCCTGTACCGTCGAGGGGTGAGTGTGCACCTGGTCGGAGGCGGCCTGTCGGATGACGACACCCCCCTCCTCGCGCGGTTCCTGTCCGAGGCGACGACGAGGGCGACCGCGGCCGCCCGGTTGGAGCCGGCCCGCGTCGCCGTGGTCCTCGTCCACGACGGCCTCGGCGCCGAGGAGTTCGACCGGTACGCCGCCGCGCTCCGTGCCGCGGGAGCGTGCGACCCGGTCGCCGTGCTCGCGCCCGAGGGCGGATCCATCGAGGTCGCGCAGCTGCAGGACGTCGACGGCATCGTCGTCGGCGGCGGCCTCACCCCCGCGTACCGTCAGGCGCTCGAGCCCGTCTTCGGCGAGATCCGCCGCCAGGTCACCGCGGGCGTCCCGTACCTCGGGTTCTCCGCCGGCGCGGCCGTCGCCGCCGAGACCGCCATCGTGGGCGGCTGGCGCATCGGCGACGTCGAGGTCGTGCAGGAGGCCGCGAGCGAGGAACTCGACGAGGTCACCGTCGAGCAGGGCATCGGCCTCATCGACGTCGCGGTCGACGTGCACGCCGCCCAGTGGGGCACCCTCACCCGGCTCATCGCCGCCACCGAGGCGGGCCTCGTCGAGGGCGGCGTCGCCATCGACGAGGGCACCGTGCTCATCGTGGGCGAGGGCCAGCTCGTCGTCGAGGGGCGCGGCAGCGTCTGGTCGGTCATCGGCTCGGAGACGGGCGTCACCGTCAGCTCCGCCGGCGCGTCCTGATCCACCGGCCGTGGCGCTGACCCTGCCCGAGCTCGTCGAGCGCGGGCTCATGGACGCCGGCTGGGCCGAGGCGCTCGCGCCGGTCGCCGACGACATCGCGCGGATGGGGGAGTGGCTGCGCGCCGAGGTCGCCGCCGGCCGCCCCTACCTGCCCGCGGGCGACCGCGTGCTGCGCGCGTTCCAGCAGCCGCTCGCCGACGTGCGCGTGCTCATCGTCGGCCAGGACCCGTACCCCACCCCCGGCCACCCCGTCGGCCTGTCGTTCTCGGTCGAGCCGGACGTGCGGCCCGTGCCGCGGAGCCTCGTCAACATCCACCGCGAGCTGCGGGACGACCTGGGGATCCCGACGCCTGAGCACGGCGACCTCACCGCGTGGACCCGCAGCGGCGTGCTGCTGCTCAACCGCGTGCTCACCGTGCGGCCGGGCGCGCCCGCCTCCCACCGCGGCAAGGGCTGGGAGGCCGTGACCGAGTGCGCGATCCGGGCGCTCGCCGCGCGCGGCGGCCCGCTCGTCGCGATCCTCTGGGGTAAGGACGCGGGGTCGCTCGCGCCGATGCTCGCCCCCGTGCCGTCGATCACGTCCGTGCACCCGAGCCCGCTCTCGGCGTCGCGCGGGTTCTTCGGCTCGACGCCGTTCAGCCGGGCGGACGCGCTGCTCGCCGAGCAGGGCGCGGATCCCGTCGACTGGCGGCTCTGAGCGCACGCCGTCCGATCCGGCCGCGGTCGCCGGGGTCCCCGTAGGATCGCGGCATGCTCGAGGAGGAATACCAGACCCGGCGCCGCCTGCCCGCGCACCTCCGGAAGCCCGCGCCGCCCGTGCCCGTCTTCTCCTACGAGATCCGGCCCGC
This is a stretch of genomic DNA from Clavibacter zhangzhiyongii. It encodes these proteins:
- a CDS encoding Type 1 glutamine amidotransferase-like domain-containing protein, with the translated sequence MSVHLVGGGLSDDDTPLLARFLSEATTRATAAARLEPARVAVVLVHDGLGAEEFDRYAAALRAAGACDPVAVLAPEGGSIEVAQLQDVDGIVVGGGLTPAYRQALEPVFGEIRRQVTAGVPYLGFSAGAAVAAETAIVGGWRIGDVEVVQEAASEELDEVTVEQGIGLIDVAVDVHAAQWGTLTRLIAATEAGLVEGGVAIDEGTVLIVGEGQLVVEGRGSVWSVIGSETGVTVSSAGAS
- a CDS encoding sortase; protein product: MDGLAAASLIIEFLTWIALVPGIALYVTGVSVRVLGRRWTATEGLVADGPADADGSSARVLRWFDGDGEVHEAAADSPETRDLAAGSDVRVWFSPRAPWRVRTHAPELDGRALRVTGLVLIGIGAASAVAGIALLFLE
- a CDS encoding uracil-DNA glycosylase produces the protein MALTLPELVERGLMDAGWAEALAPVADDIARMGEWLRAEVAAGRPYLPAGDRVLRAFQQPLADVRVLIVGQDPYPTPGHPVGLSFSVEPDVRPVPRSLVNIHRELRDDLGIPTPEHGDLTAWTRSGVLLLNRVLTVRPGAPASHRGKGWEAVTECAIRALAARGGPLVAILWGKDAGSLAPMLAPVPSITSVHPSPLSASRGFFGSTPFSRADALLAEQGADPVDWRL
- a CDS encoding MBL fold metallo-hydrolase gives rise to the protein MRLTKLEHAALVLEMSGRKLFIDPGSFTTPITEAMNADAIVITHEHPDHWTPEQLKRILDKNEGVPIYAPEGVAAAAADFDVTVVHAGETVEVGPFTLRFFGGAHAVIHESIPVVDNLGVLVNDALYYAGDSFVVPEGVDVDVLAAPAGAPWMKISESIDYVLAVAPRRAFPTHEMVLSTAGKTMSNGRLQWATEQGGGEFHALEPGDSLDL